A region from the Anoplolepis gracilipes chromosome 2, ASM4749672v1, whole genome shotgun sequence genome encodes:
- the Sec8 gene encoding exocyst complex component 4: MNTIPPVKPPRGIKPTKETSGLLISVIRALSASETNEQREIEKAKLEKEYKRSDQRLEELVSSHDQDLMEVMQIFSGLSEKVTSLREKIHAVKENLNACKQLLRCKREELLNLWLEGIEHKQVLHLLKDVSSDSCGRISLTEPEPSQLSNIPHDPLEQ, translated from the exons atgaatacaaTACCTCCTGTCAAACCACCTCGTGGAATTAAACCAACGAAAGAAACG AGTGGTCTATTGATCTCTGTGATTCGTGCTTTGTCAGCAAGTGAGACAAATGAGCAACGAGAGATTGAGAAAGCCAAGTTGGAAAAAGAGTATAAACGTAGCGATCAACGGTTGGAAGAATTAGTTTCATCGCATGATCAAGATCTCATGGAAGTTATGCAA ATATTCAGTGGATTATCTGAGAAGGTCACATCATTGCGAGAAAAGATTCATGCTGTGAAGGAGAATTTAAATGCCTGCAAACAATTGCTAAGATGTAAACGAGAGGAGTTATTGAATTTGTGGCTGGAAGGAATAGAACACAAACAAGTTTTACATCTTCTGAAGGATGT aTCGTCAGATTCATGCGGACGTATATCTTTAACAGAGCCTGAGCCATCGCAATTATCCAATATACCGCATGATCCTTtagagcaataa